Proteins from a genomic interval of Sporolactobacillus sp. Y61:
- a CDS encoding thiamine diphosphokinase, translated as MKLAIVAGGPEELLPDLDSQEYDEFKWIGADHGTLVILKSNRKPIRAFGDFDSLSDIEKEAVLRSSMKIETFPPEKDRTDLEIALEWALKQNPEKLLVFGATGGRVDHMLSAVQLLLSVTQAGVDGSIVDRKNCVTLLPPGTYHIKKNAGYPYLSFLSLTGSVRGLTLKGVKYPLTDTELPVGSSLCISNEPVGCQFTVSLSAGYLLMMRCRD; from the coding sequence GTGAAGCTTGCCATTGTTGCCGGAGGTCCTGAAGAATTGCTTCCGGACCTTGACTCGCAGGAATATGATGAGTTTAAGTGGATTGGTGCCGATCATGGGACGCTTGTTATACTGAAAAGTAACAGAAAACCGATTCGGGCTTTTGGCGATTTTGATTCGCTGTCCGATATAGAAAAAGAGGCTGTCCTGAGAAGCAGCATGAAAATTGAAACCTTTCCTCCTGAAAAGGACAGGACAGATCTGGAGATTGCCCTTGAATGGGCATTAAAGCAAAATCCCGAAAAGCTGCTTGTTTTCGGGGCAACGGGCGGACGGGTTGACCATATGCTCTCAGCTGTTCAGCTTTTGTTAAGCGTAACGCAGGCAGGGGTAGACGGCTCTATCGTGGATCGAAAGAACTGTGTCACTCTGCTTCCTCCGGGTACATATCATATAAAGAAAAATGCGGGCTACCCTTACCTGTCCTTTCTTTCTCTCACAGGCAGCGTCCGCGGGCTGACTCTGAAGGGCGTAAAATACCCGCTCACAGATACAGAACTGCCCGTCGGATCCAGTCTGTGTATCAGTAATGAGCCGGTTGGTTGCCAGTTTACCGTTTCTTTATCTGCGGGCTACTTATTAATGATGCGCTGCAGGGACTGA
- the spoVM gene encoding stage V sporulation protein SpoVM yields MKFYTIKLPKFLGSIVRALLGSFRKG; encoded by the coding sequence ATGAAATTTTATACTATTAAACTTCCGAAATTTCTGGGCAGTATTGTGAGAGCACTCCTCGGTTCTTTCCGCAAGGGATAA
- the rpmB gene encoding 50S ribosomal protein L28, giving the protein MGRHCFVTGKTTKFGQNRSFAENKSKRTFKANLQKVRILVDGKPKRVYVSTKALKSGKVERA; this is encoded by the coding sequence ATGGGACGTCATTGCTTCGTGACAGGAAAGACTACAAAATTTGGCCAGAATCGGTCCTTTGCTGAAAATAAATCGAAACGGACATTCAAAGCTAATCTGCAGAAGGTTCGTATCCTTGTGGACGGCAAACCGAAACGGGTTTACGTATCGACAAAAGCGCTCAAATCCGGAAAAGTTGAACGGGCCTGA
- a CDS encoding Asp23/Gls24 family envelope stress response protein translates to MSISISNPFGQIDISTDVIAKIVGGAALGCSGIVGMASKNQLKDGFTELLKKENFSKGIVVHFNDAQNLLIDMYIIVSYGTRISEVAVQVQNKVRATLNETLGIDAAEINVFVQGVRLVPDNAPVEEDS, encoded by the coding sequence ATGTCCATTTCAATCAGCAACCCTTTTGGTCAAATTGATATTTCAACTGATGTCATCGCAAAAATTGTCGGAGGTGCAGCACTTGGCTGCTCCGGGATTGTCGGCATGGCTTCTAAAAATCAGCTGAAAGATGGCTTTACTGAACTGCTTAAGAAAGAAAATTTCAGTAAAGGGATTGTTGTGCACTTTAATGATGCACAGAATCTGCTGATCGATATGTATATCATCGTCAGCTATGGAACAAGGATATCTGAAGTTGCCGTTCAGGTACAAAATAAGGTGAGGGCAACTTTGAATGAGACGTTAGGTATTGATGCCGCTGAAATTAATGTATTTGTTCAAGGTGTCAGACTTGTGCCGGACAATGCGCCTGTAGAAGAGGATTCCTGA
- the sdaAB gene encoding L-serine ammonia-lyase, iron-sulfur-dependent subunit beta, with protein MKYRSVFDIIGPVMVGPSSSHTAGAVSIGRTARMLFGEKPDQVQVTLYGSFAETYKGHGTDVAIAGGLLAFEPNDRRLPQARTLAKEEGIDISFEADKVTQVDHPNTARLHLSKGEDLLDLVGVSIGGGKIEIIEVDGFPISLSGSNPALLVLHLDKYGAVAEVARVIARYEMNISYMEVSRQEKGRLALMVIQTDEEINENLADEISALPNMLHVAVLS; from the coding sequence ATGAAATATCGCAGTGTATTTGATATTATCGGGCCGGTCATGGTCGGACCTTCAAGTTCGCATACAGCAGGAGCCGTCAGCATCGGCCGTACAGCAAGAATGCTGTTTGGAGAAAAGCCGGATCAAGTACAGGTAACTCTTTACGGTTCATTTGCTGAAACCTATAAAGGTCATGGGACAGACGTTGCTATTGCCGGAGGATTGCTGGCCTTTGAACCGAATGACAGGAGATTACCTCAGGCAAGAACCCTGGCCAAAGAAGAGGGGATCGATATCTCTTTTGAAGCTGACAAAGTAACTCAGGTGGATCATCCGAATACAGCAAGATTGCATTTGTCGAAGGGTGAGGATCTGCTGGATTTGGTCGGCGTTTCCATCGGCGGCGGGAAAATCGAAATTATTGAGGTTGATGGATTTCCCATTTCACTGTCCGGCAGTAATCCGGCTCTGCTCGTTCTTCATCTTGATAAATATGGTGCTGTAGCGGAGGTAGCCAGAGTTATTGCCAGATATGAAATGAATATTTCTTACATGGAAGTCTCCCGCCAGGAAAAGGGTAGACTGGCTTTAATGGTTATCCAGACGGATGAGGAGATTAATGAAAATCTTGCTGATGAGATTTCAGCACTTCCGAATATGCTTCATGTTGCGGTCCTGTCCTGA
- the sdaAA gene encoding L-serine ammonia-lyase, iron-sulfur-dependent, subunit alpha: MFSTVKELVSQAEDRGLAISEMMILSETETTGKSREAVFSRMGRNLDVMEKAVNRGIHEDIRSHSGLTGGDARLLQKYIDSGKSLAGRTLLDAVSKAMATNEVNAAMGIICATPTAGSAGVVPGTLFGLKEKVHPDRDQMIRFLFTAGAFGFIVANNASISGAAGGCQAEVGSATGMAAAATVEMAGGTPAQSAHAMAIALGNMLGLICDPVAGLVEVPCVKRNAIGASSAIVAADMALAGIKSRIPCDEVIDAMYQAGRLMPAAFRETAQGGLAATKTGQALKEKIFGRKIQPSVMKNS, translated from the coding sequence ATGTTCAGTACGGTTAAAGAACTTGTCAGTCAGGCTGAAGATCGCGGCCTGGCGATATCTGAAATGATGATTTTGTCAGAAACAGAAACAACAGGAAAGAGCCGGGAAGCTGTCTTCTCCAGAATGGGACGGAATCTTGATGTGATGGAGAAGGCCGTAAATAGAGGAATACACGAAGACATCCGTTCGCACTCCGGCCTGACAGGCGGAGACGCACGTTTGCTTCAGAAATATATCGATTCGGGGAAATCCCTTGCCGGCCGCACCTTGCTGGATGCCGTCAGCAAGGCCATGGCAACGAATGAAGTCAATGCGGCAATGGGAATCATCTGTGCCACTCCGACTGCCGGATCAGCCGGAGTGGTCCCAGGTACATTATTTGGACTGAAGGAGAAAGTCCATCCGGACAGAGATCAGATGATCCGTTTTCTCTTTACGGCGGGTGCCTTCGGTTTTATTGTAGCAAACAACGCATCTATATCGGGCGCAGCCGGCGGATGCCAGGCTGAAGTTGGATCAGCAACGGGGATGGCAGCTGCAGCGACGGTTGAGATGGCCGGAGGCACGCCGGCACAGTCTGCCCATGCCATGGCCATCGCGCTTGGTAATATGCTTGGACTGATCTGCGATCCTGTTGCCGGTCTGGTTGAGGTCCCCTGCGTAAAAAGGAATGCGATTGGGGCTTCCAGTGCCATCGTTGCTGCAGATATGGCTCTTGCCGGCATTAAGAGCCGTATTCCCTGTGATGAAGTCATTGACGCTATGTATCAGGCCGGCCGGTTAATGCCGGCCGCGTTCAGGGAGACGGCTCAGGGCGGACTTGCTGCGACAAAAACCGGACAGGCACTGAAAGAAAAGATATTTGGACGGAAAATACAGCCGTCTGTGATGAAAAATTCATGA
- the recG gene encoding ATP-dependent DNA helicase RecG, translating into MQQNSQTETVDKIKGVGESAVSALKQMGIQTLEDLFCYYPYRYDNYEIKDLTTAADGEHVTVAGKVQSAPLLTFYARKRSRISVRVLCGRQLITVIAFNRPYLKRSLNFGDQVTVTGKWEKYRAVLTASEFHKGLRQNEERIAPVYSVREGLSVRRMRNIVRQAFHQFPDYIHESLPRDMLSAYKLTGRKEAVHEIHFPSERTRLKQARRRLVYDEFLNYELKMQGYKLSRRKVEHGTAMTLKQDQIDKFIHSLPFSLTHAQRQVIQEIIGDMASEFAMNRLLQGDVGSGKTVVAAIALYAAVSAGFQGALMAPTEILASQHADHLQKLFAPFDISTALLTGNVRGRKRRILLDNLKNGNIDILIGTHALIQDDVHFRQLGLVITDEQHRFGVEQRKRLRVKGKDPDVLYMTATPIPRTLALSVFGDMDVSTINELPGGRKKIRTYWVRHEMMQRVINFIKKQLLQGKQAYVICPLIEESEQLDVQNALDVHAHLSAALSGFQVGLMHGKLSAEEKAEVMNGFAGNKIRVLVSTTVVEVGVNVPNATLMVIYDADRFGLAQLHQLRGRVGRGSSQSYCILVADTGSETAKEKLRLMTETTDGFRLSESDLKLRGPGDFFGKLQSGVPDFKLADVVHDFRTLQTARRDAMRLVRDPHFWKDDSFRLLRQPLVDAGIMDLHLD; encoded by the coding sequence ATACAGCAAAACAGCCAGACGGAAACAGTAGATAAGATAAAAGGCGTCGGTGAGAGCGCAGTATCGGCTTTAAAGCAGATGGGCATTCAGACACTGGAAGACCTCTTCTGTTATTATCCCTATCGTTACGACAACTACGAAATCAAGGATCTAACGACAGCCGCAGACGGCGAACATGTCACCGTTGCAGGGAAAGTCCAAAGTGCACCGCTTCTGACTTTTTATGCCAGAAAAAGATCCAGAATTTCTGTGCGAGTTTTGTGCGGACGGCAGCTGATCACAGTCATTGCCTTTAATCGACCGTATTTAAAAAGAAGTCTGAACTTTGGCGATCAGGTCACAGTAACAGGAAAATGGGAAAAATACCGTGCAGTGCTCACCGCATCAGAATTTCATAAAGGGCTCAGACAAAACGAAGAGAGAATCGCCCCAGTGTATTCAGTCAGAGAAGGCCTGTCGGTCAGGAGAATGAGAAATATTGTCAGACAGGCCTTTCATCAGTTTCCTGATTATATCCATGAGTCACTGCCCCGGGACATGCTTTCCGCTTATAAACTGACCGGGCGAAAAGAAGCCGTTCACGAAATTCATTTTCCTTCAGAGAGAACCAGACTGAAACAGGCCAGGAGAAGGCTCGTTTATGATGAATTTCTGAACTATGAATTAAAGATGCAAGGTTATAAACTAAGCAGACGAAAGGTTGAGCATGGAACGGCCATGACTCTGAAGCAGGATCAGATCGATAAATTTATCCATAGCCTGCCTTTTTCTCTGACTCACGCTCAAAGACAGGTGATTCAGGAAATTATCGGCGATATGGCTTCAGAATTTGCGATGAACCGACTGCTGCAGGGCGATGTCGGATCAGGGAAAACCGTTGTCGCGGCAATTGCGCTCTACGCAGCCGTGTCGGCCGGATTCCAGGGGGCGCTGATGGCTCCAACTGAAATTCTTGCTTCCCAGCATGCGGATCATCTTCAGAAACTGTTTGCCCCTTTTGATATCAGTACCGCGTTACTGACCGGTAACGTCCGGGGCAGGAAGAGAAGAATTTTACTGGACAATCTGAAAAACGGCAATATTGATATTCTTATCGGAACACATGCTCTGATTCAGGATGATGTCCATTTTCGTCAACTGGGGCTTGTCATAACGGATGAGCAGCACCGTTTTGGTGTAGAACAGCGAAAAAGACTTCGGGTCAAAGGAAAGGATCCGGATGTGCTGTACATGACTGCAACACCGATTCCCAGGACCCTTGCTCTGTCTGTTTTTGGCGACATGGATGTGTCCACCATCAATGAGCTCCCCGGAGGAAGAAAAAAAATCAGAACCTATTGGGTCAGGCATGAAATGATGCAACGAGTCATCAATTTTATTAAGAAGCAATTACTTCAGGGGAAACAGGCTTACGTGATTTGTCCGTTGATCGAAGAGTCAGAACAGCTTGATGTCCAGAATGCACTTGACGTCCATGCTCATCTGTCTGCAGCATTGAGCGGATTTCAGGTTGGTTTGATGCATGGAAAACTCAGTGCGGAAGAGAAAGCCGAAGTCATGAACGGATTTGCCGGTAATAAAATTCGGGTACTCGTCTCGACGACCGTAGTTGAGGTCGGTGTGAACGTGCCGAATGCGACACTGATGGTCATTTATGATGCAGATCGATTTGGACTTGCCCAGCTTCATCAGCTGCGCGGCCGGGTTGGGCGCGGGTCTTCGCAGTCATATTGTATCCTCGTCGCCGATACCGGTTCTGAAACAGCAAAAGAAAAACTGAGGCTGATGACAGAGACAACAGACGGGTTCAGACTGTCTGAGTCTGACCTGAAACTGCGCGGGCCCGGAGATTTTTTTGGAAAACTGCAAAGTGGGGTGCCTGATTTTAAATTGGCGGATGTCGTCCACGATTTCCGTACGCTTCAGACCGCCAGGCGTGACGCGATGAGACTGGTTCGTGATCCGCATTTCTGGAAGGATGATTCGTTCCGCCTTCTTCGTCAGCCGTTAGTTGACGCCGGTATCATGGACCTACATCTCGATTAA
- the fapR gene encoding transcription factor FapR, with the protein MRKSKQDRQAALKQTIQDNPFITDDELAQHFSVSVQTIRLDRLELSIPELRERIKHVARKQFDEVKALHREEVIGEIIDLQLDQSAISILDINQNHVFSRTGIARGHHLFAQANSLAVAVINNDLALTSKASIHFIRPVKAGERVVAKARVVKKERIRTVVEVNSYAGQDHVFRGIFTMFRSHRSKGKEKR; encoded by the coding sequence ATGAGGAAATCAAAACAGGACAGACAGGCTGCACTGAAACAAACCATACAGGATAATCCGTTTATCACTGATGATGAACTGGCGCAACACTTTTCCGTCAGTGTACAGACGATCAGGCTGGATCGCCTGGAACTTTCCATTCCTGAACTCAGGGAAAGAATCAAACATGTGGCAAGAAAACAGTTTGATGAAGTAAAAGCCCTTCACAGAGAAGAAGTGATCGGTGAAATAATCGATTTACAGCTTGATCAATCCGCCATCTCTATATTGGATATTAATCAGAATCATGTTTTTTCAAGAACAGGGATAGCAAGAGGCCATCATTTGTTTGCTCAGGCCAATTCACTGGCGGTGGCCGTAATCAATAATGATCTCGCTCTGACATCCAAAGCATCCATTCATTTCATACGACCCGTGAAGGCCGGGGAGCGTGTCGTTGCCAAGGCCAGAGTCGTCAAGAAAGAAAGAATTCGAACGGTTGTTGAGGTGAACAGTTATGCGGGTCAGGATCACGTATTCAGAGGCATTTTTACTATGTTCCGTTCACATCGCAGTAAAGGTAAAGAAAAACGGTAA
- the fabD gene encoding ACP S-malonyltransferase, protein MGKIAFVFPGQGSQNVGMGKDLFESCPKAEKMFRSADSRLGFPLSDLIFNGPEEKLKRTENTQPALFTVSAILYRLLSEKGVKADYVAGHSLGEYSALYAAGVFSLSDGVYAVRQRGLLMEQAVPAGEGTMAAVLGLDPGTLDRICTQVTQKGSSVQMANLNAPGQIVISGTLAGVQTASRLAEQAGARRVVPLAVSGPFHSALMRPAADAFRRVLDGLTAGNADIPVVANSTAELEKSKEDIIRNLVKQLYSPVRWVESIEKLRSLNVDTYIEIGPGRVLSGLIRKIHRGCTLLQVNDLKSLDEVAEKLKECV, encoded by the coding sequence ATGGGCAAGATAGCATTTGTTTTTCCGGGACAGGGTTCGCAAAATGTCGGTATGGGGAAAGATCTGTTTGAGAGCTGCCCGAAAGCTGAAAAAATGTTCAGATCTGCTGACTCCCGGCTTGGCTTCCCGCTGTCCGACCTTATTTTTAACGGTCCGGAGGAAAAGCTGAAGCGAACTGAGAATACGCAGCCGGCGCTGTTCACCGTCAGTGCCATATTATACAGACTGCTTTCAGAAAAAGGAGTGAAAGCTGATTATGTCGCCGGACACAGTTTGGGTGAGTATAGTGCGCTTTATGCGGCCGGTGTGTTCAGCCTTTCAGACGGCGTATATGCTGTCAGACAGAGAGGACTGCTGATGGAACAGGCTGTACCGGCCGGTGAGGGCACCATGGCTGCCGTACTGGGTCTTGATCCCGGAACGCTGGACCGGATATGTACCCAGGTCACGCAGAAGGGCTCATCTGTCCAGATGGCGAATCTGAATGCTCCGGGTCAGATCGTAATATCCGGTACATTGGCCGGAGTTCAGACGGCGTCCCGTTTAGCTGAACAAGCAGGGGCAAGACGTGTGGTTCCCCTTGCTGTCAGCGGTCCTTTCCATTCTGCTCTGATGCGTCCGGCGGCAGATGCATTCCGCCGTGTGCTTGATGGTTTAACTGCCGGGAATGCTGATATTCCCGTAGTTGCAAACAGTACGGCTGAACTCGAAAAATCAAAAGAAGACATCATCCGCAATCTGGTGAAACAACTTTATTCGCCCGTACGCTGGGTCGAATCCATTGAAAAACTACGCAGCCTGAATGTAGACACGTATATAGAGATCGGCCCCGGGCGTGTTCTTTCCGGACTCATCAGAAAGATACACCGTGGTTGTACCCTACTACAGGTGAACGATCTGAAGAGTCTGGATGAGGTTGCGGAAAAACTGAAGGAGTGTGTATAA
- the fabG gene encoding 3-oxoacyl-[acyl-carrier-protein] reductase, translated as MELNGKVALVTGASRGIGKAIALELARRGASIAVNYAGNQSKAEETVAEIKALSRDAAVVHCDVSQENQVKDMIKFVIRTFGTLDIVVNNAGITRDGLLMRMKEKDWDAVLDINLKGVFLVTKAALRPMMRQRSGRIINIASVVGILGNAGQANYVAAKSGVIGLTKSAAREVAARGITVNAVAPGFITTEMTEQLSDEVKEQMKKQIPLQRPGTPEDVAKAVAFLASKDSSYMTGQILSIDGGMAMQ; from the coding sequence GTGGAGCTCAATGGAAAAGTTGCACTTGTAACGGGGGCGTCCAGAGGAATCGGGAAGGCCATCGCACTTGAGCTGGCCCGGCGAGGTGCCTCGATAGCGGTTAATTATGCGGGAAATCAGTCAAAAGCGGAAGAAACTGTTGCGGAGATCAAAGCGCTTAGCCGGGACGCCGCGGTCGTTCATTGCGATGTATCACAGGAGAATCAGGTTAAGGACATGATAAAATTCGTGATCCGGACATTTGGAACGCTTGATATTGTCGTAAATAACGCGGGCATTACACGGGACGGTCTGTTGATGAGAATGAAAGAAAAAGATTGGGATGCTGTTCTTGACATCAATCTGAAAGGCGTATTTCTGGTTACGAAAGCTGCACTGCGCCCGATGATGCGTCAGAGAAGCGGAAGGATTATCAACATCGCCTCTGTTGTCGGAATACTCGGAAATGCCGGGCAGGCGAATTACGTTGCCGCAAAATCAGGAGTGATTGGTCTGACAAAATCTGCAGCAAGAGAAGTTGCTGCACGCGGGATCACAGTTAATGCTGTTGCCCCTGGTTTTATCACAACAGAAATGACGGAGCAGCTCTCCGATGAGGTCAAGGAACAGATGAAAAAGCAGATTCCCCTTCAGCGTCCGGGAACTCCGGAAGACGTTGCAAAGGCTGTCGCTTTTTTAGCCTCAAAAGACAGTAGCTATATGACCGGTCAAATATTAAGTATTGACGGTGGTATGGCGATGCAATAA
- the acpP gene encoding acyl carrier protein, giving the protein MAENDVLERVKKIVVDRLGVDEADVKPEASFKEDLDADSLDIVELVMELEDEFNLEISDEDAEKIQTVGDVVNYIQSHVS; this is encoded by the coding sequence ATGGCAGAAAATGATGTGCTGGAACGGGTAAAAAAGATCGTCGTCGACAGACTTGGTGTTGATGAAGCAGATGTGAAACCGGAAGCTTCATTCAAAGAAGACCTCGACGCGGATTCATTGGACATCGTCGAACTTGTGATGGAACTGGAAGATGAATTCAATCTGGAGATTTCAGATGAAGATGCAGAAAAAATACAGACCGTTGGTGATGTAGTGAATTACATACAGAGCCACGTATCATGA
- the rnc gene encoding ribonuclease III has product MRDKETLAHIDQFLKEFSFTFKNKDLLYQAFTHSSYVNEHRQGTQKDYERLEFLGDAVLELMVSQYLFKHFPNLSEGDMTKLRAAIVCETGWVMFAHTLSLENKIFLGRGEESTGGRNRPGLLADVFEAFVGALYLDQGLAEVNRFLERVVYPKIADGTFSHVMDFKSQLQETVQSKDLGQIDYDVTLEKGSAQHREFIAKVQLNGEVMGNGKGPSKKDAEQSAAREALKKISG; this is encoded by the coding sequence ATAAGAGACAAAGAAACTCTGGCTCATATTGACCAGTTTCTGAAAGAGTTTTCTTTTACTTTTAAGAACAAGGATCTGCTTTATCAGGCTTTTACACATTCATCCTATGTGAATGAGCATCGCCAGGGTACTCAGAAAGATTATGAAAGACTGGAATTTCTCGGAGATGCGGTTCTCGAATTAATGGTGTCGCAGTACTTGTTTAAACATTTCCCCAATCTTTCAGAAGGAGATATGACAAAACTGAGGGCGGCCATTGTCTGTGAAACAGGATGGGTCATGTTTGCCCATACGCTTTCTCTTGAAAATAAGATCTTTCTGGGGCGCGGTGAAGAATCCACAGGCGGACGCAATCGGCCGGGGTTATTGGCCGACGTATTTGAGGCGTTTGTCGGAGCATTATATCTCGATCAGGGATTGGCGGAGGTCAACAGATTTCTTGAGAGGGTTGTCTATCCTAAAATCGCTGATGGTACTTTTTCCCATGTGATGGATTTTAAAAGTCAGCTTCAGGAAACGGTTCAGAGTAAAGACCTTGGCCAGATTGATTATGACGTCACTCTGGAAAAGGGCTCGGCTCAGCATCGTGAATTTATTGCAAAAGTTCAGTTAAACGGTGAGGTCATGGGAAACGGTAAGGGACCGTCAAAAAAAGATGCGGAACAAAGTGCGGCACGGGAAGCACTTAAAAAGATCTCGGGGTAA